One Streptomyces sp. ML-6 genomic region harbors:
- a CDS encoding LuxR family transcriptional regulator, translating into MSRTSETWSIPAGDGTKEWDREHAGATGEPSVPGPRTPGARPGRIPGSEPHADAIERALLEVRAMIEMTVEQHRDRVSWDQLITAVDDSKETIVAEARKLVRQARTNIDVVLAAGPSCGAESKRALHELLRAVPDTIHIRLLCTPVMIDEDFVRAQRAREQPAEVRVARVPPLQGLIVDGTVGLVSAESPTGRRASLIRVPDVIRTLNTLYEGVWRNAVPADGHIAFGDHSRAELARQILGALRAGVTDEVAARELTVSVRTYRRYVAEIMTLLGATSRFQAGVRAAELGLLGSIDTPGA; encoded by the coding sequence ATGAGCAGGACATCAGAGACGTGGTCGATACCGGCCGGGGACGGAACGAAGGAGTGGGACCGGGAACACGCCGGGGCGACAGGAGAGCCGTCCGTGCCGGGGCCGAGGACCCCTGGGGCGCGACCGGGCAGGATCCCGGGGAGCGAGCCGCACGCCGACGCCATAGAGCGGGCCCTGCTGGAGGTCCGGGCGATGATCGAGATGACGGTGGAGCAGCACCGGGACCGTGTCTCGTGGGATCAGCTGATCACCGCCGTGGACGACAGCAAGGAAACGATCGTCGCCGAGGCGCGCAAACTGGTGCGCCAGGCGCGGACGAACATCGACGTCGTGCTGGCCGCGGGGCCGAGCTGCGGCGCCGAGTCCAAACGCGCGCTGCACGAACTGCTCCGCGCGGTGCCGGACACGATCCACATCCGGCTGCTGTGCACGCCGGTCATGATCGACGAGGATTTCGTCCGGGCCCAACGCGCCCGGGAGCAGCCGGCCGAGGTCCGGGTGGCGCGGGTACCACCCCTCCAGGGGCTCATCGTCGACGGCACGGTCGGGCTGGTCTCGGCCGAGTCGCCCACCGGCCGCAGGGCCTCGCTCATCCGTGTCCCCGATGTCATCCGTACGCTCAACACCCTCTATGAGGGGGTCTGGCGCAACGCCGTTCCCGCCGACGGGCACATAGCCTTCGGGGACCACTCGCGCGCCGAGCTCGCGCGGCAGATCCTGGGGGCGCTGCGGGCCGGTGTGACCGACGAGGTGGCCGCACGCGAACTCACGGTCTCCGTGCGCACCTACCGCAGGTACGTCGCCGAGATCATGACGCTGCTCGGTGCCACCTCCCGTTTCCAGGCCGGGGTACGGGCGGCGGAACTGGGGTTACTCGGATCCATCGACACACCGGGAGCCTGA
- a CDS encoding thioesterase domain-containing protein — protein sequence MKSGIDSGWFRRYEAVAPRGRVLILPHAGGSAAYFHRWGRAFGEDTEVLVARYPGRHVRIDEPFVLRMDELADAVTGALLPFLDLPLSLFGHSMGASLAYEVALRLEARHSVRPAGLHVSSRKAPHRLTPTSLYREDDDALVAEVHRLGGTEGVPLDDPALRAMVLPAIRADFTIVGTYGPRPAVPVGCPVHGYVGDKDPSITETEMTAWADVAPHGYTQQVFPGGHFYLADRRDALIGAIGGSLAGAR from the coding sequence ATGAAGTCCGGCATCGACAGCGGATGGTTCCGCAGATACGAAGCGGTGGCCCCGCGCGGGCGGGTGCTGATCCTGCCGCACGCGGGCGGTTCCGCCGCGTACTTCCACCGCTGGGGAAGGGCGTTCGGCGAGGACACCGAGGTGCTGGTGGCCCGCTACCCCGGACGCCACGTCCGGATCGACGAACCCTTCGTGCTCCGGATGGACGAGCTGGCGGACGCGGTCACCGGGGCCCTGCTGCCGTTCCTGGACCTGCCGCTGTCGCTCTTCGGCCACAGCATGGGCGCCTCGCTGGCCTACGAGGTGGCGCTCCGGCTGGAGGCGCGGCACTCGGTGCGCCCCGCCGGGCTCCACGTGTCGAGCCGGAAGGCACCGCACCGCCTCACCCCCACCTCGCTGTACCGGGAGGACGACGACGCGCTGGTCGCCGAGGTCCACCGGCTCGGCGGCACGGAGGGGGTCCCGCTGGACGATCCCGCGCTGCGCGCCATGGTGCTGCCCGCGATCCGCGCCGACTTCACGATCGTGGGCACCTACGGGCCGCGCCCCGCCGTCCCGGTGGGCTGCCCGGTGCACGGCTACGTCGGCGACAAGGACCCCTCGATCACCGAGACCGAGATGACGGCCTGGGCCGACGTCGCACCCCACGGATACACCCAGCAGGTCTTCCCCGGCGGGCACTTCTACCTCGCGGACCGGCGCGACGCGCTGATCGGGGCCATCGGCGGATCCCTGGCCGGTGCCCGATGA
- a CDS encoding IclR family transcriptional regulator C-terminal domain-containing protein, whose translation MSLSPSSPSPAPSPVLDHDSGVAVLDKASLLLSVLEDGPASVSRIVRVTGLTRPTAHRLALALQRLRLVTRDARGRFLLGPRLSEMAVVEHGDRMLALAGPVLTGLRDRTGASARLYRRCDDRVLCVAAAETSSDIAATVPVGTAFPMRSGSVAQVLLAWEDPDVLYRGLVGARFTATVLAGVRRRGWAQSFGERGRGSAELTAPVRGPGGRVVAALCLSGPVGLITDEPAREYGSAVIDAALRLGEASDT comes from the coding sequence ATGTCGCTCTCCCCGTCCTCCCCGTCCCCCGCCCCGTCGCCGGTCCTCGACCACGACAGCGGGGTCGCCGTACTGGACAAGGCGTCGTTGCTGCTGAGCGTGCTGGAGGACGGCCCGGCCTCGGTGTCGCGGATCGTGCGCGTCACGGGGCTGACCCGTCCCACCGCGCACCGGCTGGCCCTGGCGCTGCAACGGCTGCGGCTGGTCACCCGCGACGCGCGGGGCCGTTTCCTGCTGGGGCCCAGGCTGAGCGAGATGGCGGTCGTCGAGCACGGCGACCGCATGCTCGCCCTGGCCGGCCCCGTGCTGACGGGGCTGCGCGACCGGACCGGGGCCAGCGCCCGGCTCTACCGCCGGTGCGACGACCGGGTGCTGTGCGTGGCCGCCGCGGAGACCTCGTCGGACATCGCCGCCACGGTGCCGGTGGGCACGGCCTTCCCGATGCGCTCCGGTTCGGTCGCCCAGGTGCTGCTGGCCTGGGAGGACCCGGACGTGCTGTACCGGGGACTGGTGGGCGCCCGCTTCACCGCCACCGTGCTCGCCGGGGTGCGCCGCCGGGGCTGGGCGCAGAGCTTCGGGGAACGGGGCCGGGGCTCCGCCGAACTGACCGCCCCGGTGCGCGGACCGGGCGGCCGGGTCGTCGCCGCGCTCTGCCTGTCCGGCCCGGTCGGGCTGATCACCGACGAGCCGGCCCGGGAGTACGGCAGCGCGGTCATCGACGCGGCGCTGCGCCTCGGGGAGGCGTCGGACACGTGA
- a CDS encoding AfsR/SARP family transcriptional regulator has translation MTLGQGTGSELEFRILGPTEMWASGVRIPLTAAKQRTVLAALLISPGRFVSDLWLSELLWDAAPPATRSAQLYTYISRLRRICGPDLRLARKHRGYHLALGDAWFDWDVFRQLAEQGRDDLLNSRYAEASACLGTALELWSGPALSDVTEFLARAELPALEESRLTVVENRMEAELELGRHSRALPELTRLVAEHPTRESLRGHLMTALYRCGRQMDALRVYEQGRQVLQQELGVDPGPVLRELHRSVLLEELAAPAAAEALTVASNGAPSPWTGLVPAMLPMDTTDFVGHGAELAEVLEGLRGSGGSHRGVVLVGAAGAGKSVLAVRAGHVCRDDFRQGQLYIDLRREDGSPKNPLDVLGSFLRALIPVRGDLPETLDERAQLYRSVLARRRVLVVLDNAVDDRQVRPLLASGESCRMLITSRSAMASLEGVRAVPVGRLDDAAARQLIESVLGAARLDAEPVAAGRLVELCDGLPLALRICAARLAARPQWPVARLVDRLDPGEGQARHEEWSEGSLDLRAALRTSVLQLEPGLRPVLRVLARADPGPFTAAEAAKHLGWSEERTQTALDALAEVWLLEVDAGYGPDAGPCTYRCSPLVRLLAR, from the coding sequence ATGACACTCGGACAAGGCACCGGATCCGAGCTGGAGTTCAGGATTCTCGGGCCCACCGAGATGTGGGCGTCCGGGGTGCGCATCCCGCTGACCGCCGCCAAACAACGCACGGTCCTCGCGGCCCTCCTCATCTCTCCCGGCCGGTTCGTCTCCGACCTGTGGCTCAGCGAACTGCTGTGGGACGCCGCACCCCCCGCCACCCGGTCGGCCCAGCTCTACACGTACATCTCGCGGCTGCGCCGGATCTGCGGGCCCGACCTGCGGCTGGCGCGCAAGCACCGGGGCTACCACCTGGCGCTGGGCGACGCCTGGTTCGACTGGGACGTGTTCCGGCAACTCGCCGAGCAGGGCCGCGACGACCTGCTGAACAGCCGTTACGCGGAGGCGTCCGCCTGCCTGGGCACGGCACTGGAGCTGTGGAGCGGGCCCGCCCTGTCGGACGTGACCGAGTTCCTGGCCCGCGCCGAGCTCCCCGCCCTGGAGGAGTCCCGGCTGACCGTGGTCGAGAACCGCATGGAGGCCGAGCTCGAACTGGGGCGGCACAGCCGGGCCCTGCCCGAACTGACCCGGCTGGTCGCGGAGCACCCCACCCGGGAGTCGCTGCGCGGCCACCTGATGACCGCCCTGTACCGCTGCGGCCGGCAGATGGACGCGCTGCGGGTGTACGAGCAGGGCCGCCAGGTCCTCCAGCAGGAACTGGGGGTGGACCCGGGGCCCGTGCTGCGCGAACTGCACCGGTCGGTGCTGCTGGAGGAGCTGGCCGCGCCCGCCGCCGCCGAGGCGCTCACGGTCGCCAGCAACGGGGCGCCGAGCCCCTGGACCGGACTGGTGCCGGCCATGCTGCCGATGGACACCACCGACTTCGTCGGGCACGGCGCCGAACTGGCCGAGGTGCTGGAGGGGTTGCGCGGCTCCGGCGGCTCCCACCGCGGTGTCGTGCTGGTCGGCGCGGCCGGGGCCGGGAAGTCCGTCCTGGCCGTGCGCGCCGGGCACGTCTGCCGGGACGACTTCCGCCAGGGGCAGCTCTACATCGACCTGCGCCGGGAGGACGGCAGCCCCAAGAACCCGCTGGACGTGCTTGGTTCGTTCCTGCGGGCGCTGATCCCGGTACGGGGCGACCTGCCCGAGACCCTGGACGAGCGGGCCCAGCTGTACCGCAGCGTGCTGGCGCGGCGCCGGGTCCTGGTCGTGCTCGACAACGCGGTGGACGACCGTCAGGTGCGCCCGCTGCTGGCCAGCGGCGAGAGCTGCCGGATGCTGATCACCAGCCGCAGCGCGATGGCCTCGCTGGAGGGGGTGCGGGCGGTGCCGGTCGGCCGGCTCGACGACGCGGCGGCCCGGCAGCTGATCGAGTCGGTCCTCGGCGCGGCCCGGCTCGACGCCGAACCCGTGGCGGCCGGACGCCTGGTGGAGCTGTGCGACGGGCTGCCCCTGGCCCTGCGGATCTGCGCGGCCCGGCTCGCGGCCCGGCCCCAGTGGCCCGTGGCCCGGCTGGTGGACCGGCTGGACCCGGGGGAGGGGCAGGCGCGCCACGAGGAGTGGTCCGAGGGCAGTCTCGACCTGCGTGCCGCGCTGCGCACGAGCGTCCTCCAGCTCGAACCGGGCCTGCGCCCGGTGCTGCGGGTGCTGGCCCGCGCGGACCCCGGTCCCTTCACCGCGGCGGAGGCGGCAAAACACCTGGGGTGGTCCGAGGAGCGGACCCAGACGGCGCTGGACGCACTGGCGGAGGTGTGGCTGCTGGAGGTCGACGCCGGGTACGGCCCGGACGCGGGGCCCTGCACGTACCGGTGCTCCCCCCTGGTCAGACTGCTCGCCCGCTGA
- a CDS encoding IclR family transcriptional regulator: protein MTASAPERTRLVSGVGVLDKASLLLEVMEVGPASLTELVERTGLKRPTVHRLATALERLRLVTRDRRGRFVLGPRLGDMAEEAGRDRLVASAGPVLTSLRDRTGASARLYRRHGDLRVCVAAVEGSGPPEDVPLGAALPMKSGAAAQVLVAWETPENLYLSLRGARFTAATLTCVRRQGWAQTVGTRDWETASVAVPVRGPGGRVVAAVCVSGPVARLGRTPGRRHGAAVVDAAVQLGAGLVR from the coding sequence ATGACCGCCTCAGCTCCCGAACGGACGCGACTGGTGAGCGGCGTCGGGGTCCTGGACAAGGCTTCCCTGTTGCTGGAGGTGATGGAGGTGGGGCCCGCCTCCCTCACGGAGCTGGTGGAGCGCACGGGACTGAAGCGCCCCACGGTGCACCGCCTGGCGACCGCCCTGGAGCGGCTGCGGCTGGTCACCCGGGACCGGCGCGGCAGGTTCGTGCTGGGGCCGCGGCTCGGCGACATGGCGGAGGAGGCCGGCCGGGACCGGCTCGTCGCCTCGGCCGGACCCGTACTGACCTCGCTGCGCGACCGGACCGGGGCCAGCGCCCGGCTCTACCGCCGCCACGGTGACCTGCGGGTCTGTGTGGCCGCCGTGGAGGGGAGCGGCCCGCCCGAGGACGTGCCGCTCGGGGCCGCCCTGCCGATGAAGTCCGGGGCCGCCGCCCAGGTGCTGGTGGCCTGGGAGACCCCGGAGAACCTCTACCTGAGCCTGCGCGGGGCGCGCTTCACGGCGGCCACCCTCACCTGTGTGCGCCGGCAGGGCTGGGCGCAGACCGTCGGCACGCGCGACTGGGAGACCGCCTCGGTGGCCGTTCCCGTGCGGGGCCCCGGCGGCCGGGTGGTGGCCGCGGTGTGCGTCTCGGGCCCCGTGGCCCGGCTCGGCAGGACCCCCGGACGGCGGCATGGTGCTGCCGTCGTCGACGCGGCGGTGCAGCTAGGTGCGGGACTCGTGCGTTGA
- a CDS encoding helix-turn-helix domain-containing protein, which yields MERERAIGLDRQTEFVYRMLLRRRRWRMSELCGVLDVSEESLGRIIEGLREEGLVAASADDDQAIRAVEPSLALPALATRRFQDAQGSGLPGAVAVERLIALHERAADRIAEPVETGSVDEASALVERLATTVRHEVVMLVPEHCPGSFEFSRHVADAVLRRDAALRQVWGASFLHLPAVVEHARWLGGQGAAPCTLPHVPTRAVVIDGAVGVLFDESGGARVLRGGTALDSLKKLARRLWDSSMEVRQALSSVPAQPTRPRREQILRLLADGLTDDAIARRIGVSVRTVRNDVASTMLGLDARSRFQAGVRAAQMGLL from the coding sequence ATGGAACGAGAGCGGGCCATAGGACTTGACCGGCAGACCGAGTTCGTCTACCGAATGCTGCTGCGCCGCCGCCGGTGGCGCATGTCGGAACTGTGCGGTGTCCTCGACGTGAGCGAGGAGTCGCTGGGCCGCATCATCGAGGGACTGCGCGAGGAAGGGCTCGTGGCGGCCTCGGCCGACGACGACCAGGCCATCCGGGCCGTCGAACCGTCCCTCGCCCTGCCGGCGCTCGCCACCCGCAGGTTCCAGGACGCCCAGGGCAGCGGGCTGCCCGGAGCGGTCGCGGTGGAGCGGCTGATCGCCCTGCACGAACGGGCCGCGGACCGGATCGCCGAACCGGTCGAGACCGGCAGTGTGGACGAGGCCTCGGCCCTCGTGGAGCGGCTGGCCACCACGGTGCGCCACGAGGTGGTCATGCTGGTGCCCGAACACTGCCCGGGCTCCTTCGAGTTCTCCCGGCACGTGGCCGACGCGGTACTGCGCCGCGACGCCGCGCTCCGCCAGGTGTGGGGCGCCTCCTTCCTCCACCTGCCCGCCGTCGTCGAGCACGCACGGTGGCTCGGCGGCCAGGGAGCGGCCCCCTGCACCCTCCCGCACGTCCCCACCCGCGCGGTCGTCATCGACGGCGCGGTGGGCGTCCTGTTCGACGAGAGCGGCGGCGCCCGGGTGCTGCGCGGCGGCACCGCGCTCGACTCCCTGAAGAAGCTCGCCCGCCGGCTGTGGGACAGCAGCATGGAGGTCCGCCAGGCGCTGTCCTCCGTCCCCGCCCAGCCGACCCGGCCGCGCCGCGAACAGATCCTGCGGCTGCTCGCCGACGGCCTCACCGACGACGCGATCGCCCGCCGCATCGGGGTCAGCGTGCGCACCGTGCGCAACGACGTCGCCTCCACCATGCTCGGACTCGACGCGCGCAGCCGCTTCCAGGCCGGCGTCCGCGCCGCCCAGATGGGACTGCTCTGA